In the Euphorbia lathyris chromosome 5, ddEupLath1.1, whole genome shotgun sequence genome, one interval contains:
- the LOC136230557 gene encoding photosystem II reaction center proteins PsbY, chloroplastic isoform X2 has product MAATMATTAILNTKCFTINSNKNIKPSTTTKPTSFLPIQTLPKGLGLSITKPSETSIFAGTAIAGAIFSTLSISDPAFAAQQIADLAEGDNRGIALLLPIIPAIAWVLFNILQPALNQVNRMRETKGIMVGLGLTGLAGLGMISVPEASASEIATIAAEAVNDNRGQLLLIVVTPALAWVLFNILQPALNQLNKMRSE; this is encoded by the coding sequence ATGGCAGCAACCATGGCTACAACAGCAATACTCAACACAAAGTGTTTCACCATCAACTCAAACAAGAACATCAAGccatcaacaacaacaaaaccgACTTCATTTCTCCCAATTCAAACCCTACCCAAAGGTTTAGGGTTATCCATCACAAAACCATCAGAAACCTCAATTTTTGCAGGAACTGCCATAGCCGGAGCTATCTTTTCAACCTTGAGCATATCCGATCCAGCCTTCGCTGCTCAACAAATAGCAGATCTAGCAGAAGGCGATAACCGTGGAATTGCGCTGTTGCTTCCGATAATTCCCGCCATAGCTTGGGTTCTGTTCAACATTCTTCAACCAGCGCTGAATCAGGTGAATCGAATGAGGGAAACGAAGGGGATAATGGTTGGGCTAGGGTTAACTGGTTTGGCTGGATTGGGGATGATTTCAGTGCCGGAAGCATCGGCGAGTGAAATTGCGACAATTGCTGCAGAGGCGGTGAATGATAACAGGGGGCAACTTCTGTTGATCGTTGTTACTCCGGCACTTGCTTGGGTGCTTTTCAATATTCTACAACCGGCGTTGAATCAACTGAATAAGATGAGGTCTGAGTGA
- the LOC136230557 gene encoding photosystem II reaction center proteins PsbY, chloroplastic isoform X1: protein MAATMATTAILNTKCFTINSNKNIKPSTTTKPTSFLPIQTLPKGLGLSITKPSETSIFAGTAIAGAIFSTLSISDPAFAAQQIADLAEGDNRGIALLLPIIPAIAWVLFNILQPALNQVNRMRETKGIMVGLGLTGLAGLGMISVPEASASEIATIAAEAVNDNRGQLLLIVVTPALAWVLFNILQPALNQLNKMRGGDK from the exons ATGGCAGCAACCATGGCTACAACAGCAATACTCAACACAAAGTGTTTCACCATCAACTCAAACAAGAACATCAAGccatcaacaacaacaaaaccgACTTCATTTCTCCCAATTCAAACCCTACCCAAAGGTTTAGGGTTATCCATCACAAAACCATCAGAAACCTCAATTTTTGCAGGAACTGCCATAGCCGGAGCTATCTTTTCAACCTTGAGCATATCCGATCCAGCCTTCGCTGCTCAACAAATAGCAGATCTAGCAGAAGGCGATAACCGTGGAATTGCGCTGTTGCTTCCGATAATTCCCGCCATAGCTTGGGTTCTGTTCAACATTCTTCAACCAGCGCTGAATCAGGTGAATCGAATGAGGGAAACGAAGGGGATAATGGTTGGGCTAGGGTTAACTGGTTTGGCTGGATTGGGGATGATTTCAGTGCCGGAAGCATCGGCGAGTGAAATTGCGACAATTGCTGCAGAGGCGGTGAATGATAACAGGGGGCAACTTCTGTTGATCGTTGTTACTCCGGCACTTGCTTGGGTGCTTTTCAATATTCTACAACCGGCGTTGAATCAACTGAATAAGATGAG GGGCGGAGATAAATAA